From one Anabas testudineus chromosome 18, fAnaTes1.2, whole genome shotgun sequence genomic stretch:
- the cth1 gene encoding cysteine three histidine 1, which yields MLENSSDELFLPSYQDEELVDNLLLSEESDGGSSELSLAKALLPLVESSSPPLIPWVCSTRYKTELCTSYSATGFCKYAERCQFAHGLHELHVPFRHPKYKTELCRSYHTSGYCYYGSRCLFVHSPTEQRPAQRRRRNIPCRTFRSFGVCPFGTRCNFLHVEGGEVGSSVDSPDVCEKTQPGHSSQHQPHSKEWKPRGALCRTFSSFGFCLYGTRCRFQHGLPSKIKNSDQSQGGSFNPQPCLGSSGLPSPTSPYTSTSPNSSTSSSPPPSISPLATPPVEAMAHNAFTFSSQHLSDLLLPLALHLQQLESSKAQEIWDNRAL from the exons ATGCTCGAG aACAGTAGTGATGAATTGTTCCTGCCTTCTTACCAAGATGAGGAGCTGGTGGACAATCTGCTGCTAAGTGAGGAGTCAGATGGAGGCAGCAGTGAACTATCACTGGCCAAAGCACTGCTTCCCCTGGTAGAGTCCTCCTCCCCACCCCTCATTCCATGGGTCTGTTCCACCCGGTACAAGACGGAGCTCTGCACCAGCTACTCTGCCACTGGCTTCTGCAAGTATGCAGAGCGCTGTCAGTTTGCCCATGGCCTCCATGAGCTCCATGTTCCCTTCCGCCACCCAAAGTACAAGACGGAGTTGTGCCGCAGCTATCACACAAGTGGCTACTGTTACTATGGCAGTCGATGCCTGTTCGTGCACAGTCCCACTGAACAGCGTCCTGCCCAGCGCCGCCGCAGGAACATCCCATGTCGCACCTTTCGCTCCTTTGGTGTTTGTCCTTTTGGCACTCGTTGTAACTTCCTGCACGTTGAGGGTGGCGAAGTTGGCAGCAGTGTCGACTCTCCTGATGTTTGTGAAAAGACTCAACCCGGTCACAGCTCCCAGCACCAACCACACTCCAAAGAGTGGAAGCCTCGTGGAGCATTGTGCCGCACCTTCAGCTCCTTTGGCTTCTGCCTGTATGGCACACGCTGTCGCTTCCAGCACGGCCTCCCCAGCAAGATCAAAAACTCTGACCAGAGCCAAGGAGGGTCCTTCAACCCTCAGCCATGCCTGGGTAGTTCAGGTTTACCATCGCCCACCTCGCCCTACACCTCCACTTCACCAAACTCTtcaacctcctcctccccccctccatccatctctcctctcGCCACCCCACCTGTAGAAGCCATGGCACATAATGCCTTCACCTTCTCCAGCCAGCATCTGAGTGACCTGCTGCTGCCATTGGCCCTCCACCTGCAGCAGTTGGAGAGCAGCAAGGCCCAGGAGATCTGGGACAACAGGGCGCTGTAA
- the taf6l gene encoding TAF6-like RNA polymerase II p300/CBP-associated factor-associated factor 65 kDa subunit 6L isoform X1 — protein MADREERRFAEVSRESVTLMAESTGVELGDDVAALLAEDVCYRLREAAQSSSQFMRHAKRRKLTVEDFNRALRWSNVDAICGYAAQDALPFRSVKEGELFFIEDRDINLVELALATNIPKGCAETMVRVNVSYLDGRGNLEPQGTVPTAVQSLSDDLLKYYQQITRAILGDDPHLMKVALLDLQSNSKIAALLPYFVYVISGVKSVSHDLEQLNRLLHMVKSLVQNPYLYLGSYVRSLVSSVMYCILEPLAASINPLNDHWTLRDYAALLLSHIFWTHGDLVSGLYHQILLSLQKVLSDPVRPLCSHYGAVVGLHALGWKAVERVLFPHLSAYWANLQAVLDDYSVSNAQVKADGHKVYGAILVAVERLLKMKALSLSQPAEGAPRGHLSSVVGAVAYRVSSPGLSPPPEPLSEAALGIASHLQVGGAGCPWEEWTPVPLPAMYCELYSFFGDSLAVRFSTGPGFGSSPPCTHSQLSNARKEPTGPASNPDTTRKMPQLTANLNISPRQDGSPRTDPPPPCLAVTGSGRSLARPSSSSSSVQRSRSSSSRSGQRAAGLSRDVFPKARFTSPQTGHAVFSFLIGGRQMGRRCQGRRPFQTTFAPTPPPAAIPPRAYAHKLPVIGRVGKPVRRWTCSQYSLHLPL, from the exons ATGGCGGACAGGGAGGAGCGTCGCTTCGCCGAGGTTTCCCGTGAGTCTGTCACTCTCATGGCCGAGAGCACAGGCGTGGAGCTGGGCGACGATGTGGCCGCTCTGTTGGCTGAAGACGTGTGTTACCGGCTGAGGGAAGCAGCACAG AGCAGCTCTCAGTTCATGAGACATGCCAAGAGGAGGAAGCTGACAGTGGAGGACTTCAACAGAGCTCTGAGATGGAGCAATGTGGAT GCCATTTGTGGCTACGCAGCCCAGGATGCCCTTCCTTTCCGCTCTGTGAAAGAAGGTGAGCTTTTCTTCATCGAGGATCGTGATATCAACCTAGTTGAGCTGGCTCTGGCCACCAACATACCCAAGGGCTGTGCTGAGACCATGGTGCGAG TGAATGTGTCTTACTTGGATGGAAGAGGCAACTTGGAGCCTCAAGGGACAG TTCCCACTGCAGTACAGTCTCTGTCAGATGACTTGCTGAAGTACTACCAGCAGATTACACGGGCCATCTTGGGAGATGACCCCCACCTCATGAAG GTGGCTCTTCTGGACCTCCAGTCCAATTCTAAGATTGCTGCTCTTTTGCCATATTTTGTTTATGTCATCAGTGGG GTGAAGTCAGTTAGCCATGACCTGGAGCAGCTCAACAGGCTCCTCCACATGGTGAAAAGCCTAGTTCAGAACCCATACCTGTATCTGGGATCTTACGTGCGCAGCCTGGTCTCCAGTGTCATGTACTGCATCCTGGAGCCACTGGCTGCCTCTATCAACCCACTCAATGACCACTGGACCCTCAGGGACTACGCTGCGCTGCTTCTCAGCCACATCTTTTG GACTCATGGTGATCTGGTTAGTGGCCTCTACCACCAGATCTTGCTGTCCCTCCAGAAGGTTCTGTCTGACCCAGTGAGACCCCTCTGCTCCCATTATGGAGCTGTAGTGGGGCTTCATGCTCTGGGGTGGAAG GCTGTCGAGAGAGTGCTCTTTCCACATCTTTCTGCCTACTGGGCCAACCTGCAGGCAGTGTTGGATGACTACTCTGTTTCCAATGCCCAGGTCAAAGCTGATGGACACAAGGTGTATGGAGCCATCTTG GTGGCAGTGGAGCGCCTGCTGAAGATGAaggctctgtctctctctcagccaGCAGAAGGGGCCCCTAGGGGTCATCTTAGCTCTGTGGTGGGTGCTGTGGCTTACAGGGTAAGCTCCCCTGGCCTCAGCCCCCCTCCGGAGCCTTTGTCAGAGGCTGCTCTGGGAATAGCCAGTCATCTTCAGGTGGGTGGGGCCGGCTGTCCCTGGGAGGAGTGGACCCCTGTCCCTCTTCCTGCTATGTACTGTGAACTCTACTCTTTCTTTGGAGACAGCCTGGCTGTCAGATTTAGCACAGGACCAGGGTTtggcagctctcctccctgcACCCACTCCCAGCTCAGTAATGCCAGAAAGGAACCCACTGGCCCTGCCTCCAACCCTGACACCACCCGGAAGATGCCCCAGCTGACCGCAAACCTCAACATCAGTCCCAGGCAGGACGGGAGTCCTCGCACTGATCCACCCCCACCCTGCCTGGCTGTGACAGGATCAGGGAG GTCCCTTGCTcggccctcctcctcctcctcctctgtgcagCGCTCCAGATCCTCTTCATCACGTTCAGGACAGCGTGCAGCAGGTCTGTCTCGGGATGTTTTCCCCAAAGCTCGCTTCACATCACCTCAGACAGGACATGCGGTGTTCTCCTTTCTTATTGGTGGGCGGCAGATGGGCCGCCGCTGCCAAGGCCGTCGTCCCTTTCAGACCACCTTTGCCCCTACTCCGCCTCCGGCTGCCATCCCACCACGTGCCTACGCCCACAAGTTGCCTGTGATAGGCAGAGTGGGCAAACCTGTACGCCGCTGGACATGTTCCCAATACTCCCTTCACCTGCCTCTTTGA
- the taf6l gene encoding TAF6-like RNA polymerase II p300/CBP-associated factor-associated factor 65 kDa subunit 6L isoform X2: MRHAKRRKLTVEDFNRALRWSNVDAICGYAAQDALPFRSVKEGELFFIEDRDINLVELALATNIPKGCAETMVRVNVSYLDGRGNLEPQGTVPTAVQSLSDDLLKYYQQITRAILGDDPHLMKVALLDLQSNSKIAALLPYFVYVISGVKSVSHDLEQLNRLLHMVKSLVQNPYLYLGSYVRSLVSSVMYCILEPLAASINPLNDHWTLRDYAALLLSHIFWTHGDLVSGLYHQILLSLQKVLSDPVRPLCSHYGAVVGLHALGWKAVERVLFPHLSAYWANLQAVLDDYSVSNAQVKADGHKVYGAILVAVERLLKMKALSLSQPAEGAPRGHLSSVVGAVAYRVSSPGLSPPPEPLSEAALGIASHLQVGGAGCPWEEWTPVPLPAMYCELYSFFGDSLAVRFSTGPGFGSSPPCTHSQLSNARKEPTGPASNPDTTRKMPQLTANLNISPRQDGSPRTDPPPPCLAVTGSGRSLARPSSSSSSVQRSRSSSSRSGQRAAGLSRDVFPKARFTSPQTGHAVFSFLIGGRQMGRRCQGRRPFQTTFAPTPPPAAIPPRAYAHKLPVIGRVGKPVRRWTCSQYSLHLPL; the protein is encoded by the exons ATGAGACATGCCAAGAGGAGGAAGCTGACAGTGGAGGACTTCAACAGAGCTCTGAGATGGAGCAATGTGGAT GCCATTTGTGGCTACGCAGCCCAGGATGCCCTTCCTTTCCGCTCTGTGAAAGAAGGTGAGCTTTTCTTCATCGAGGATCGTGATATCAACCTAGTTGAGCTGGCTCTGGCCACCAACATACCCAAGGGCTGTGCTGAGACCATGGTGCGAG TGAATGTGTCTTACTTGGATGGAAGAGGCAACTTGGAGCCTCAAGGGACAG TTCCCACTGCAGTACAGTCTCTGTCAGATGACTTGCTGAAGTACTACCAGCAGATTACACGGGCCATCTTGGGAGATGACCCCCACCTCATGAAG GTGGCTCTTCTGGACCTCCAGTCCAATTCTAAGATTGCTGCTCTTTTGCCATATTTTGTTTATGTCATCAGTGGG GTGAAGTCAGTTAGCCATGACCTGGAGCAGCTCAACAGGCTCCTCCACATGGTGAAAAGCCTAGTTCAGAACCCATACCTGTATCTGGGATCTTACGTGCGCAGCCTGGTCTCCAGTGTCATGTACTGCATCCTGGAGCCACTGGCTGCCTCTATCAACCCACTCAATGACCACTGGACCCTCAGGGACTACGCTGCGCTGCTTCTCAGCCACATCTTTTG GACTCATGGTGATCTGGTTAGTGGCCTCTACCACCAGATCTTGCTGTCCCTCCAGAAGGTTCTGTCTGACCCAGTGAGACCCCTCTGCTCCCATTATGGAGCTGTAGTGGGGCTTCATGCTCTGGGGTGGAAG GCTGTCGAGAGAGTGCTCTTTCCACATCTTTCTGCCTACTGGGCCAACCTGCAGGCAGTGTTGGATGACTACTCTGTTTCCAATGCCCAGGTCAAAGCTGATGGACACAAGGTGTATGGAGCCATCTTG GTGGCAGTGGAGCGCCTGCTGAAGATGAaggctctgtctctctctcagccaGCAGAAGGGGCCCCTAGGGGTCATCTTAGCTCTGTGGTGGGTGCTGTGGCTTACAGGGTAAGCTCCCCTGGCCTCAGCCCCCCTCCGGAGCCTTTGTCAGAGGCTGCTCTGGGAATAGCCAGTCATCTTCAGGTGGGTGGGGCCGGCTGTCCCTGGGAGGAGTGGACCCCTGTCCCTCTTCCTGCTATGTACTGTGAACTCTACTCTTTCTTTGGAGACAGCCTGGCTGTCAGATTTAGCACAGGACCAGGGTTtggcagctctcctccctgcACCCACTCCCAGCTCAGTAATGCCAGAAAGGAACCCACTGGCCCTGCCTCCAACCCTGACACCACCCGGAAGATGCCCCAGCTGACCGCAAACCTCAACATCAGTCCCAGGCAGGACGGGAGTCCTCGCACTGATCCACCCCCACCCTGCCTGGCTGTGACAGGATCAGGGAG GTCCCTTGCTcggccctcctcctcctcctcctctgtgcagCGCTCCAGATCCTCTTCATCACGTTCAGGACAGCGTGCAGCAGGTCTGTCTCGGGATGTTTTCCCCAAAGCTCGCTTCACATCACCTCAGACAGGACATGCGGTGTTCTCCTTTCTTATTGGTGGGCGGCAGATGGGCCGCCGCTGCCAAGGCCGTCGTCCCTTTCAGACCACCTTTGCCCCTACTCCGCCTCCGGCTGCCATCCCACCACGTGCCTACGCCCACAAGTTGCCTGTGATAGGCAGAGTGGGCAAACCTGTACGCCGCTGGACATGTTCCCAATACTCCCTTCACCTGCCTCTTTGA